Proteins from a genomic interval of uncultured Methanobrevibacter sp.:
- a CDS encoding RNase J family beta-CASP ribonuclease, which produces MSVEVIAIGGYQEVGKNMTAVRIGEDVVIFDMGIHLDRISMHEDTDIDRMHSLDLIERGVIPDDTLMKDVDGKVKGIVFSHGHLDHIGAVAKLAHRYDAPLIGTPYTAALIEKQIKGERKFKVTNPIKVLNPGSKVKLSNDITLEFVQSTHSIPQAVFPVLHTPEGVIVYALDFKFDNHQKVSPPPDYKRLKELGRKGVLALIVETTNAKNFAEVKTHSERIAKNILEDVMRGPLHEKTGMIVTTFSSHVERVQAIADIAKKSHREIFFLGRSMERFCGIAQKLGILKLPKNASIYGSPKAVNKALMKADEDRANYLLVTTGHQGEPDALLPRIANGRTPFNIKKGDNVIISAPIIPNPTNAANRHIMERRLKLNGARIYPNAHVSGHAGREDHREFLRMLKPQHIIPAHGDLSMLAAYAELAEEEGYRIGYDIHILRNAQAQVFKS; this is translated from the coding sequence ATGAGCGTTGAAGTAATCGCTATAGGGGGATATCAGGAAGTCGGGAAAAACATGACTGCTGTCCGCATAGGTGAAGATGTTGTTATTTTTGATATGGGAATTCACCTCGACAGGATCAGCATGCACGAGGACACTGATATCGACAGAATGCACAGTTTAGACTTAATTGAAAGAGGGGTCATTCCTGACGACACATTGATGAAGGATGTCGATGGAAAGGTAAAAGGAATTGTATTCTCTCACGGTCACCTTGACCACATCGGTGCTGTCGCTAAACTTGCACACAGGTATGACGCACCGTTAATAGGAACACCATATACTGCTGCTTTAATAGAAAAACAAATTAAAGGGGAACGTAAATTTAAGGTAACAAATCCAATCAAGGTCCTGAACCCTGGAAGCAAGGTAAAGCTATCAAATGACATAACATTGGAATTTGTACAGTCAACACACAGTATTCCACAGGCAGTATTTCCGGTATTGCATACTCCTGAAGGGGTCATAGTATATGCACTGGATTTCAAATTTGACAACCATCAAAAAGTGTCTCCGCCACCTGACTACAAAAGACTCAAGGAATTAGGAAGGAAAGGAGTACTTGCATTGATTGTGGAAACCACCAATGCCAAAAACTTTGCGGAAGTAAAAACCCATTCAGAAAGAATCGCAAAGAACATTCTCGAAGATGTGATGAGAGGGCCTCTTCATGAAAAGACAGGTATGATTGTTACAACATTTTCATCCCACGTTGAACGTGTTCAGGCAATCGCAGACATTGCCAAAAAAAGTCATAGGGAAATATTTTTCCTCGGTCGTTCAATGGAAAGGTTCTGTGGTATAGCACAGAAACTCGGTATATTGAAACTGCCTAAAAACGCCAGTATCTACGGTTCACCGAAGGCAGTCAACAAGGCTTTGATGAAAGCTGATGAAGACCGTGCAAATTACTTGCTTGTAACCACAGGTCACCAAGGGGAGCCGGACGCATTGCTTCCAAGAATTGCAAACGGTAGAACTCCATTCAACATCAAAAAAGGAGACAACGTTATTATATCAGCACCTATTATTCCAAACCCGACCAATGCTGCTAACAGGCACATTATGGAAAGGAGACTTAAATTGAATGGTGCAAGAATTTATCCTAATGCTCACGTTTCCGGACACGCAGGTAGGGAAGATCACAGGGAATTTTTAAGAATGCTAAAACCTCAACATATTATACCTGCACACGGAGACTTATCAATGCTTGCGGCTTATGCTGAGCTTGCCGAAGAGGAAGGATACAGAATCGGATACGATATTCATATATTGAGAAATGCTCAGGCACAAGTTTTTAAAAGTTAA
- the fni gene encoding type 2 isopentenyl-diphosphate Delta-isomerase gives MISDRKLEHLLICENYDVEFKDKTTGFEDIELIHNVLPEVDKNEIDLSTEAFGKKLDSPLFITAITGGHPAAHEVNRQLAIAAENHRIALGVGSQRAACEHPELADTYTVVRENAPDCLLVGNIGAPQLNLAEKAIEILDADILAIHLNPLQESIQPEGDLDARGYTDLIAQITDSVDIPVLAKETGCGISAESAKSLVDAGVDFIDIEGAGGTSWAAVETYRAEDRYLGEIFWDWGIPTAISTAEVTNTVNVPVISSGGIRTGLEAAKAIALGADAVGMALPFLKNSASQEALNTFINRFNDSLRLAMFLVGANNIEELKHSNLVIRGKTREWLNERGINTKVYSRR, from the coding sequence ATGATTTCAGATAGAAAATTAGAGCATTTATTAATTTGTGAAAATTATGATGTTGAGTTTAAGGACAAGACAACAGGATTTGAAGATATAGAACTTATCCACAATGTCCTGCCGGAAGTGGACAAGAATGAGATAGACTTGTCAACTGAGGCTTTCGGAAAAAAATTAGACTCACCTTTATTCATTACAGCTATTACAGGAGGACATCCTGCAGCTCATGAAGTCAACAGACAGTTGGCAATAGCAGCTGAAAATCACAGAATCGCTTTGGGTGTAGGTTCCCAACGTGCAGCATGTGAACATCCGGAACTTGCAGATACATATACTGTTGTACGTGAAAATGCACCTGATTGCTTACTTGTGGGTAATATTGGAGCACCACAATTGAATCTGGCTGAAAAAGCCATTGAAATTTTGGATGCCGACATATTGGCCATTCATCTCAATCCTCTTCAGGAATCAATTCAGCCTGAAGGTGACCTGGATGCCAGGGGATACACAGACTTGATAGCACAGATTACTGACAGCGTGGATATTCCTGTCCTTGCAAAGGAAACAGGTTGTGGAATCTCAGCCGAATCAGCAAAATCACTGGTTGATGCCGGCGTTGATTTCATTGACATAGAAGGTGCAGGAGGAACAAGCTGGGCGGCTGTTGAAACATATCGTGCTGAAGACAGGTATCTTGGTGAAATATTCTGGGATTGGGGAATTCCAACTGCAATCAGTACAGCTGAAGTTACCAATACCGTCAATGTTCCGGTCATATCCTCTGGAGGTATAAGAACAGGTCTTGAAGCTGCAAAGGCTATCGCACTTGGTGCAGATGCCGTAGGTATGGCATTGCCGTTTTTAAAAAATTCTGCTTCTCAGGAAGCTTTAAACACATTTATTAATAGATTTAATGACTCACTAAGACTTGCTATGTTTTTAGTTGGAGCAAATAACATTGAAGAATTGAAACACTCTAATTTGGTCATTCGCGGAAAAACAAGGGAATGGCTAAATGAGCGAGGTATAAACACAAAGGTATATTCAAGGAGATAA